A genomic segment from Pseudomonas mendocina encodes:
- a CDS encoding LysR family transcriptional regulator yields MDLANLNAFIAIAETGSFSEAGERLHLTQPAVSKRIAGLEQQLGVRLFDRLGREIGLTQAGRALLPRAYQILNVLDDTRRALTNLSGEVSGRLTLATSHHIGLHRLPALLRAFTRAHPQVALDIQFLDSEVAYEEVLHGRAELAVITLAPETREPIRAVAVWDDPLDFVAAPEHPLARSQVISLADVAQHPAVFPGGNTFTHHIVQRLFEAQGLTPNIAMSTNYLETIKMMVSIGLAWSVLPRTMLDEQVARLPIPGIQLTRQLGYILHTERTLSNAARAFMDLLDSQRDDLA; encoded by the coding sequence ATGGATCTGGCCAACCTCAATGCCTTTATCGCCATCGCCGAAACCGGCAGCTTTTCCGAAGCTGGCGAACGCCTGCACCTGACCCAGCCAGCCGTGAGCAAGCGCATTGCCGGCCTGGAACAGCAACTGGGCGTGCGCCTGTTCGACCGCCTCGGTCGCGAGATCGGCCTCACCCAGGCCGGCCGCGCCCTGCTGCCACGCGCCTACCAGATTCTCAACGTGCTGGACGACACGCGCCGCGCGCTGACCAACCTGTCCGGTGAAGTCAGCGGCCGTCTGACCCTGGCCACCAGCCACCACATCGGCCTGCATCGCCTCCCTGCCCTGTTGCGCGCATTCACCCGCGCCCACCCACAGGTGGCACTGGATATCCAGTTTCTCGACTCGGAAGTGGCCTATGAAGAAGTCCTGCATGGCCGTGCCGAGCTGGCGGTGATTACCCTCGCCCCGGAGACACGCGAGCCGATTCGTGCCGTGGCGGTCTGGGATGACCCGCTGGACTTCGTCGCCGCGCCGGAACATCCGTTGGCGCGCAGCCAGGTGATCAGCCTGGCCGACGTGGCGCAACACCCCGCGGTGTTCCCCGGAGGCAACACCTTTACCCATCACATCGTGCAGCGCCTGTTCGAGGCTCAGGGCCTGACACCGAACATCGCCATGAGCACCAACTACCTGGAAACCATCAAGATGATGGTTTCCATCGGTCTGGCCTGGAGCGTGCTGCCACGCACCATGCTCGACGAGCAGGTCGCACGCCTGCCGATACCCGGCATTCAGCTGACCCGCCAGCTGGGCTACATCCTGCATACCGAACGCACGCTGTCCAATGCGGCACGGGCATTCATGGATCTGCTCGATAGCCAGCGGGACGACCTTGCATAG
- the leuC gene encoding 3-isopropylmalate dehydratase large subunit, translating into MTGKTLYDKLWEMHEVKRRDDGSSLIYIDRHILHEVTSPQAFEGLRLAGRKPWRIDANIATPDHNVPTTKAERQGGLEAIADEVSRIQVQTLDENCDDFGILEFKMNDVRQGIVHVVGPEQGATLPGMTVVCGDSHTSTHGAFGALAHGIGTSEVEHVLATQCLVAKKMKNMQVRVEGKLPFGVTAKDIVLAVIGKIGTAGGNGHALEFAGSAIRDLSLEGRMTICNMSIEAGARVGLVAVDEKTIAYVKDRPFAPKGGDWDKAVAQWQNLVSDADAVFDTVVELKAEDIKPQVSWGTSPEMVLAVDQNVPDPAVEADPVKKDSITRALKYMGLSANQPITDIQLDRVFIGSCTNSRIEDLRAAAEVAKGRKVAATVKQALVVPGSGLVKAQAEAEGLDKIFIEAGFEWREPGCSMCLAMNPDKLGSGEHCASTSNRNFEGRQGAGGRTHLVSPAMAAAAAVTGRFIDVRELIQA; encoded by the coding sequence ATGACTGGCAAGACGCTCTACGACAAGCTCTGGGAAATGCACGAAGTGAAACGTCGCGACGACGGTTCCTCGTTGATCTACATCGATCGCCACATCCTCCATGAGGTGACCTCGCCGCAGGCATTCGAAGGTCTGCGTCTGGCCGGGCGTAAGCCGTGGCGCATCGACGCCAACATCGCCACCCCGGATCACAACGTGCCGACCACCAAGGCCGAGCGTCAGGGTGGCCTCGAAGCCATCGCTGACGAAGTTTCGCGCATCCAGGTGCAGACCCTCGACGAGAACTGCGATGACTTCGGCATCCTCGAATTCAAGATGAACGATGTGCGTCAGGGCATCGTTCACGTGGTCGGGCCGGAGCAGGGCGCTACCTTGCCGGGCATGACCGTAGTTTGCGGCGACTCGCACACCTCCACTCATGGCGCCTTCGGTGCGCTGGCCCACGGCATCGGTACCTCCGAGGTCGAGCACGTGCTCGCGACCCAGTGTCTGGTGGCCAAGAAGATGAAGAACATGCAGGTGCGCGTCGAAGGCAAATTGCCGTTCGGCGTCACCGCCAAGGACATCGTCCTGGCCGTGATTGGCAAGATCGGCACAGCCGGCGGCAACGGTCATGCGCTGGAGTTCGCCGGCAGCGCGATCCGCGACCTTTCGCTGGAAGGGCGCATGACCATCTGCAACATGTCCATCGAAGCTGGCGCTCGTGTGGGGCTGGTAGCGGTGGACGAGAAAACCATCGCCTACGTCAAGGATCGTCCGTTCGCGCCCAAGGGCGGCGACTGGGACAAGGCCGTGGCGCAGTGGCAGAACCTGGTCTCCGACGCCGATGCGGTGTTCGACACCGTGGTCGAGCTGAAAGCCGAAGACATCAAGCCGCAGGTCAGCTGGGGCACCTCGCCGGAAATGGTCCTGGCCGTCGACCAGAACGTGCCGGACCCGGCCGTCGAAGCCGACCCGGTGAAGAAAGACTCGATCACTCGTGCGCTGAAATACATGGGCCTCTCCGCGAACCAGCCGATCACCGATATCCAGCTGGATCGCGTGTTCATCGGTTCCTGCACCAACTCGCGTATCGAGGATCTGCGCGCCGCCGCCGAGGTGGCCAAGGGCCGCAAGGTCGCCGCGACCGTCAAGCAGGCGCTGGTGGTGCCGGGCTCCGGCCTGGTCAAGGCGCAAGCCGAGGCGGAAGGGCTGGACAAGATCTTCATCGAAGCCGGTTTCGAATGGCGTGAGCCGGGTTGCTCCATGTGCCTGGCGATGAACCCGGACAAACTGGGCAGCGGCGAGCATTGTGCCTCGACCTCCAATCGTAACTTCGAAGGCCGTCAGGGCGCGGGTGGTCGTACCCACCTGGTCAGCCCGGCCATGGCTGCCGCTGCTGCGGTGACAGGCCGCTTCATCGACGTTCGTGAATTGATCCAGGCCTGA
- the leuD gene encoding 3-isopropylmalate dehydratase small subunit — protein sequence MKAFTQHTGLVCPLDRANVDTDQIIPKQFLKSIKRTGFGPNLFDEWRYLDIGQPNQDNSKRPINKDFVLNFPRYQGASVLLARENFGCGSSREHAPWALDEYGFRTVIAPSFADIFFNNSFKNGLLPIILKDEEVDALFEQAEATEGYQLTVDLEAQTVTRPDGVQYSFEVDAFRKHCLLNGLDDIGLTLQDQDAIKAFEAKYQQSSPWLFGAIK from the coding sequence ATGAAAGCTTTCACCCAACACACTGGCCTGGTTTGCCCACTTGATCGTGCCAACGTCGACACCGACCAGATCATTCCCAAGCAGTTCCTGAAGTCGATCAAGCGCACCGGCTTTGGCCCGAACCTGTTCGACGAGTGGCGCTACCTGGATATCGGCCAGCCGAACCAGGACAACTCCAAGCGTCCGATCAATAAGGATTTCGTGCTGAACTTCCCGCGTTACCAGGGCGCCAGTGTGCTGCTGGCTCGCGAGAACTTTGGCTGCGGCTCCTCGCGTGAGCACGCGCCCTGGGCGCTGGATGAGTACGGTTTCCGCACCGTGATCGCGCCGAGCTTCGCCGACATCTTCTTCAACAACAGCTTCAAGAACGGCCTGCTGCCGATCATCCTCAAGGATGAAGAGGTCGATGCGCTGTTCGAGCAGGCCGAGGCTACCGAGGGTTATCAGCTGACCGTCGACCTCGAGGCGCAGACTGTGACCCGCCCCGATGGTGTGCAGTACAGCTTCGAAGTCGATGCCTTCCGCAAGCACTGCCTGCTCAACGGTCTGGACGACATCGGCCTGACCCTGCAGGATCAGGACGCGATCAAGGCCTTCGAAGCCAAGTACCAGCAGAGCAGCCCCTGGCTGTTCGGCGCAATCAAATAA
- the asd gene encoding aspartate-semialdehyde dehydrogenase: MKRVGLIGWRGMVGSVLMQRMLEERDFDLIEPVFFTTSNVGGQGPAIGKDIAPLKDAYSIDDLKGLDVILTCQGGDYTNEVFPKLREAGWQGYWIDAASSLRMDDSAVIVLDPVNRKVIDQALDAGSKNYIGGNCTVSLMLMALGGLYEAGLVEWMSAMTYQAASGAGAQNMRELIKQMGAINASVADELADPASAILDIDRKVAETMRGEGFPVDNFGVPLAGSLIPYIDKELPNGQSREEWKAQAETNKILGRFKNPIPVDGICVRIGAMRCHSQALTIKLNKDVPMADIEGLISQHNPWVKLVPNHREDSIRDLGPTAVTGTLSVPVGRLRKLNMGSQYLGAFTVGDQLLWGAAEPLRRMLRILLER, from the coding sequence ATGAAACGTGTAGGTCTGATCGGTTGGCGTGGCATGGTCGGTTCCGTGCTCATGCAGCGCATGCTGGAAGAGCGGGACTTCGACCTGATCGAGCCGGTGTTCTTCACCACCTCCAATGTCGGCGGCCAGGGCCCTGCCATTGGCAAGGACATTGCTCCGCTGAAGGACGCCTACAGCATCGACGACCTGAAGGGCCTGGACGTGATCCTGACCTGCCAGGGTGGCGACTACACCAATGAAGTCTTCCCCAAGCTGCGTGAAGCCGGCTGGCAGGGCTACTGGATCGACGCGGCTTCCAGCCTGCGTATGGATGACAGTGCGGTGATCGTGCTCGACCCGGTCAACCGCAAGGTCATCGACCAGGCGCTGGATGCCGGCAGCAAGAACTACATCGGCGGCAACTGTACCGTCAGCCTGATGCTGATGGCCCTCGGTGGTCTGTACGAAGCCGGTCTGGTCGAGTGGATGAGCGCCATGACCTACCAGGCAGCTTCCGGTGCCGGCGCGCAAAACATGCGCGAGTTGATCAAGCAGATGGGCGCGATCAATGCCAGTGTCGCCGATGAGTTGGCCGATCCGGCCAGTGCCATCCTCGACATCGACCGCAAGGTCGCCGAAACCATGCGTGGCGAAGGTTTCCCGGTCGATAACTTCGGCGTGCCGCTGGCCGGCAGCCTGATCCCCTACATCGACAAGGAGCTGCCGAACGGGCAGAGCCGTGAAGAATGGAAGGCCCAGGCTGAGACCAACAAGATCCTCGGTCGCTTCAAGAACCCGATTCCGGTCGACGGCATCTGTGTGCGCATCGGCGCCATGCGTTGCCACAGCCAGGCGCTGACCATCAAGCTGAACAAGGACGTGCCGATGGCTGACATCGAGGGCTTGATCAGTCAGCACAACCCTTGGGTCAAGCTGGTGCCGAACCATCGCGAAGACTCCATCCGCGACCTCGGCCCGACTGCTGTGACTGGCACCCTGAGCGTTCCGGTAGGTCGTCTACGCAAGCTGAACATGGGCTCGCAGTACCTGGGCGCCTTCACCGTCGGCGACCAACTGCTGTGGGGCGCTGCCGAACCGCTGCGCCGTATGTTGCGGATTCTGCTGGAGCGCTAA
- the leuB gene encoding 3-isopropylmalate dehydrogenase, translated as MSKQILVLPGDGIGPEIMAEAVKVLNLANDKYALGFELSFDDLGGAAIDRYGVPLADETLARAKAADAVLLGAVGGPKWDAIDPAIRPERGLLKIRSQLGLFGNLRPAILYPQLAEASSLKPEVVAGLDILIVRELTGGIYFGQPRESKVLENGERMAYDTLPYSESEIRRIAKVGFDMARVRGKKLCSVDKANVLASSQLWRAVVEEVAKDYPDVELSHMYVDNAAMQLVRAPKQFDVMVTDNMFGDILSDEASMLTGSIGMLPSASLDANNKGMYEPCHGSAPDIAGKGIANPLATILSVSMMLRYSFGQVAAADAIEKAVSLVLDQGLRTGDIWSEGKTKVGTAAMGDAVASALRSL; from the coding sequence ATGAGCAAACAGATTCTGGTTCTCCCCGGCGATGGTATCGGCCCGGAAATCATGGCCGAGGCGGTCAAGGTACTGAACCTGGCCAACGACAAGTACGCCTTGGGGTTCGAGCTGAGCTTCGATGACCTGGGTGGCGCAGCCATCGACCGTTACGGCGTGCCGCTGGCTGACGAAACCCTGGCGCGTGCCAAGGCCGCCGATGCCGTGCTGCTCGGCGCCGTTGGTGGCCCGAAGTGGGACGCCATCGATCCGGCCATTCGCCCGGAGCGTGGTCTGCTGAAGATCCGTTCGCAACTGGGCCTGTTCGGCAACCTGCGCCCGGCCATCCTCTACCCGCAACTGGCCGAAGCCTCCAGTCTCAAGCCGGAAGTGGTCGCCGGGCTGGATATCCTTATCGTCCGTGAACTGACCGGCGGCATCTATTTCGGCCAGCCGCGCGAGAGCAAGGTGTTGGAAAACGGCGAGCGCATGGCTTACGACACGCTGCCGTACAGCGAGAGCGAAATCCGTCGTATCGCCAAGGTCGGTTTCGACATGGCCCGCGTGCGCGGCAAGAAGCTGTGCTCGGTGGACAAGGCCAACGTGCTGGCGTCCAGCCAACTGTGGCGCGCCGTGGTCGAGGAAGTGGCCAAGGACTACCCGGACGTCGAGTTGAGCCACATGTACGTCGACAACGCCGCCATGCAACTGGTGCGTGCGCCCAAGCAGTTCGACGTGATGGTCACCGACAACATGTTTGGTGACATTTTGTCCGACGAGGCTTCGATGCTCACCGGTTCCATTGGCATGCTGCCGTCGGCATCCTTGGACGCCAACAACAAGGGCATGTACGAGCCGTGCCACGGCTCTGCGCCGGACATCGCCGGCAAGGGCATCGCCAACCCGCTGGCCACTATTCTCTCGGTGTCCATGATGCTGCGTTACAGCTTCGGCCAGGTCGCTGCCGCCGATGCCATCGAGAAAGCGGTGAGCCTGGTGCTGGATCAGGGCCTGCGTACCGGTGACATCTGGTCCGAAGGCAAGACCAAGGTCGGTACTGCTGCGATGGGTGATGCGGTAGCCTCCGCGCTGCGTAGTCTGTAA